The Xiphophorus couchianus chromosome 14, X_couchianus-1.0, whole genome shotgun sequence genome includes a region encoding these proteins:
- the znf219 gene encoding zinc finger protein 219 encodes MDSPPECVLSLACEQPQSPQTLPSLDHSPQASSPLPDSPVVLPIPSPEPSPQSPDTTPYFPLSPFPLQEVNNNDCLDLDGEDCEEELDGIPPSPTPAVALFPGGSAQDAGCNPGLDSSPPDTPSAPFLGYGALELALSSGQGGNCSDELDLQLFQKETVTRATPGAGGASPGPALKFPCHVCGKRFRFQSILSLHARAHSLDRDRRAASLYRTRPPSTSLKQHLKIHQNHKDLLSNHRSRANQRLLPKTLIQHLTEEENINGEDKGLDDDLKPDQNPNFLLDDSTPLTPPLTEDPVSVTSPYSSTGEGSSVATAPTFRCHACKGKFRTASELARHVRILHNPYKCTLCPFSASQEESLASHLQECHPSPEVSALTTAFNCRTIIDTPVPTPTHTPAPTPGNAQISSAAGASASSSVPAFRCDTCGQRFTQSWFLKGHMRKHKDSLDHKCQVCGRGFKEPWFLKNHMKVHLNKLGLKAGLGTHGILGNAEQQSKGSASTHTLNSLYSSLLMAHRGGGARGGQGRSDRETGGRIDMSLSKSAILGYLGLPSDGSGASCMERLQAAAQVAEMGNSGGGRSGGGDPTRGGGTSRGGGTSETTSTISEGGDQATWWQLVARSLAVAQQQQQQQQQQRPQQRGQQRGQQQGQRAPGRSSVITEADQIRVYRSGPEPRGESGGAGGPWECPDCGKLFRSLQQVVVHARVHAQRPQNHGTSEEEGAGTRRGAGLGRGGNGGGDVRPESQLHGGGSQQMVDGRQESKLNSSISQQAGAVTGFHSVISNFKGENGFTAVSSMPSVPTRERVRGRGIKDCPYCGKAFRSSHHLKVHLRVHTGERPYKCPHCDYAGTQSGSLKYHLQRHHREQRNALSASSNSSSGPTSSIHTSGTPGLVKQRRSQLNHGPINRGTADTTVSRSSQQSWLLGLPDQREHRKALAALRDVDLETQYRYLSGVMGALYQGGMEGNWIRGSPPPKTTKVSRRKPLTTSRMVQPQSDKDEPVPSTQEGGFEPLDLSRRTSPSHGGMEENESIGAGDGGVGFGVDGGRDSSAGVKLSQCLFCPFHTSSAELMAMHIQVNHTSKSRRKRVSSALLDDERAQRATKPRMDNSDLDPLTLWRHVSEGESPVPVGHWSSTQHQITNGHPEDTADHLDDASYRQDSVASVPKNVRDSPAVKEKTQEEKEELDEEFEENMESSSVEDLQDRDLRMSLDLSPALSPNMAVEDDKVLTG; translated from the exons ATGGATTCTCCACCAGAGTGTGTGTTGTCTCTTGCTTGTGAGCAGCCACAGTCTCCCCAAACGCTGCCATCTCTTGACCACAGCCCTCAAGCCTCCTCTCCTCTACCCGACAGCCCCGTTGTCCTGCCGATCCCCAGCCCTGAACCTTCCCCGCAGAGCCCTGACACCACGCCGTACTTCCCCCTCTCTCCCTTCCCCCTACAAGAGGTCAACAATAATGATTGCCTTGATCTTGACGGAGAAGATTGCGAAGAAGAGCTAGATGGAATTCCTCCATCTCCGACCCCAGCTGTAGCTTTGTTTCCAGGAGGAAGCGCTCAAGATGCGGGATGCAACCCCGGTTTGGATTCCTCCCCACCAGACACGCCGTCAGCTCCTTTTCTTGGTTATGGTGCCCTTGAGTTGGCCCTTTCTTCAGGACAAGGTGGAAACTGCAGCGATGAGCTAGACCTCCAACTGTTCCAGAAGGAAACTGTTACCAGGGCAACACCTGGAGCTGGAGGGGCCTCGCCTGGGCCTGCACTCAAGTTTCCTTGTCATGTGTGTGGGAAAAGGTTTCGATTCCAAAGCATCTTGTCTCTTCATGCTCGGGCACATAGTTTGGACCGAGATCGAAGAGCTGCATCGCTGTACCGCACTAGACCCCCCTCAACTTCCCTTAAGCAACATCTCAAAATCCATCAGAATCACAAAGATTTACTCTCCAATCACAGAAGTCGTGCAAATCAGCGTTTACTGCCAAAAACTCTAATCCAGCACCTCACGGAGGAGGAGAATATCAATGGAGAAGACAAAGGTCTAGATGATGATCTGAAGCCAGACCAGAACCCAAACTTTTTATTGGATGACAGCACACCCTTGACCCCACCCCTCACAGAAGACCCTGTATCTGTAACCTCCCCTTATTCGTCTACTGGCGAGGGCTCATCTGTTGCCACAGCGCCTACGTTTCGCTGCCATGCCTGTAAGGGAAAATTCCGCACAGCTTCAGAACTGGCGCGTCACGTCCGCATCCTCCACAACCCGTACAAATGCACCCTTTGTCCTTTCTCTGCCAGCCAAGAAGAGAGTCTGGCATCTCACTTACAGGAGTGCCACCCCTCCCCGGAGGTGTCGGCCTTGACAACAGCCTTCAACTGCAGGACCATCATTGACACACCAGTGCCCACCCCAACCCATACTCCCGCCCCGACCCCAGGTAACGCTCAGATCTCATcggctgctggagcctctgcaTCCTCTTCAGTACCAGCATTTCGCTGTGATACTTGTGGCCAGAGATTTACTCAGTCCTGGTTTCTGAAGGGACACATGCGAAAACACAAGGACTCCTTAGACCATAAGTGCCAGGTGTGTGGACGTGGCTTTAAGGAGCCTTGGTTCCTCAAGAACCACATGAAAGTTCATCTTAACAAGCTCGGCCTCAAAGCTGGATTGGGAACCCATGGTATTCTCGGGAATGCTGAGCAGCAGTCAAAGGGCTCTGCTAGTACACACACCCTGAACTCCCTGTACTCGAGCCTGCTCATGGCCCATCGAGGAGGTGGAGCCAGAGGTGGACAAGGAAGGTCTGACAGAGAAACTGGGGGTAGGATCGATATGAGTTTAAGCAAGTCTGCTATCCTGGGATACCTTGGCTTGCCCAGTGATGGCAGCGGGGCCAGTTGCATGGAAAGACTTCAAGCAGCAGCTCAGGTGGCAGAGATGGGAAATAGTGGTGGAGGCAGAAGTGGAGGTGGTGACCCTACCAGAGGAGGGGGAACATCCAGAGGAGGTGGCACAAGTGAAACCACATCAACTATTTCAGAAGGAGGGGATCAGGCAACTTGGTGGCAGCTGGTTGCTCGCAGCCTGGCtgttgcacagcagcagcaacagcagcagcagcagcagagaccaCAGCAACGAGGGCAGCAACGAGGGCAGCAGCAAGGTCAACGAGCCCCAGGTCGAAGTTCAGTGATCACAGAAGCAGACCAAATCAGGGTCTACCGATCAGGCCCAGAACCCAGAGGAGAGTCGGGAGGAGCCGGAGGGCCTTGGGAATGCCCGGACTGCGGAAAGTTGTTCCGCAGCCTGCAGCAGGTGGTTGTGCACGCTCGCGTCCATGCTCAGAGGCCGCAGAATCATGGCACCAGTGAAGAAGAGGGGGCTGGTACTCGAAGAGGAGCGGGGTTGGGAAGAGGAGGCAACGGCGGCGGTGACGTGAGACCAGAATCCCAACTTCACGGTGGTGGATCCCAGCAAATGGTAGATGGAAGACAGGAATCAAAACTGAACAGCAGTATATCTCAGCAAGCAGGAGCAGTCACAGGGTTTCACTCTGTTATTTCAAACTTCAAAG GAGAAAACGGCTTCACAGCAGTCTCCTCCATGCCCTCTGTTCCCACCAGGGAGCGAGTGCGTGGCAGAGGGATAAAAGACTGCCCCTACTGTGGCAAAGCCTTCCGCTCTTCCCACCATCTCAAAGTGCACCTGAGAGTTCACACAG GTGAAAGACCCTACAAATGCCCCCACTGTGACTATGCAGGCACTCAGTCTGGGTCACTGAAGTACCACCTCCAGCGGCACCACCGGGAGCAACGCAATGCCTTATCAGCTTCCTCCAATTCCTCCTCTGGGCCCACCTCCAGCATTCACACATCTGGAACCCCTGGATTGGTCAAGCAGCGTCGATCTCAGCTCAACCACGGCCCGATCAACCGAGGTACTGCTGATACAACCGTTTCACGGTCCAGCCAGCAGTCATGGCTCCTGGGCCTCCCAGACCAACGGGAACATCGGAAGGCTCTGGCAGCTCTAAGGGATGTCGACTTGGAGACCCAGTACAGGTATCTGTCTGGAGTTATGGGGGCCCTGTACCAAGGAGGGATGGAGGGAAATTGGATCAGGGGATCCCCCCCACCAAAGACTACTAAAGTATCCCGGCGTAAGCCTCTCACTACTAGTCGAATGGTTCAGCCACAAAGTGACAAAGATGAACCTGTGCCATCTACTCAGGAGGGAGGGTTTGAACCTTTGGATCTTTCCCGTCGCACCTCGCCCAGCCACGGAGGGATGGAGGAGAATGAAAGCATTGGTGCCGGAGATGGAGGAGTTGGGTTTGGTGTTGATGGTGGGAGGGATAGCTCAGCAGGGGTCAAACTGAGCCAGTGTTTGTTCTGCCCTTTTCATACATCATCAGCTGAGCTGATGGCCATGCATATCCAAGTAAACCACACAAGTAAGTCCAGGCGCAAGAGGGTCTCCTCTGCACTCCTGGATGATGAACGCGCCCAAAGGGCCACCAAGCCACGGATGGATAACTCCGACCTCGATCCTCTGACATTATGGAGGCATGTGAGTGAGGGAGAATCTCCAGTCCCTGTAGGGCACTGGTCTTCAACTCAGCACCAGATCACTAATGGTCACCCTGAGGATACAGCAGATCATCTGGACGATGCTTCTTATCGTCAAGACTCTGTGGCTTCAGTGCCCAAGAATGTAAGAGACAGCCCAGCTGTCAAGGAAAAGacgcaggaggagaaagaagaacTCGATGAAGAATTTGAAGAGAACATGGAGAGCAGCAGTGTGGAGGATTTGCAAGATCGGGATCTGAGGATGTCCCTCGACCTTTCACCAGCTCTGAGCCCCAACATGGCAGTGGAGGATGACAAGGTCCTAACTGGGTAA